The DNA sequence AGCTGTGGGGTGAACCAACAGGCCGCAGGGGCAGGTGCATTGCCTGCCTCGGACCATGACAGAGATGCGGGCCGCTGATGCCGCGCTGGGCCTGAGGGCCGTTCAGCGTGACAGGTTCATGCGCACTGTCCCAGTTTTCCTCTCTTCCACAGGACAAGCAGCCGATGATCGGCTCCGACGACAATCCGGATAGACAGCACCTGGAGAACAGCCGCCCGTTCGTCTGGGACCGCTCCTGCGAGGCTGACGAAGTACGGAGGTGGCAAGCTTCTTGCAAACCATCGTGCCAGCGCAAGTACTGCCCCGTCGCCCAGTTCCGACACCGGTCTCTGGTCTAGGCAGCTAGAGAGTCCCCACCGTTATGGTAGGGCAATGGGGCGCAGACCCGCTGCAAGCGGGGTGAGCACATGTAAGAGGAAAGTTAGCAACAGACCCGAACTTAAGTCTGCGCCGCCTTGTCTTGGCATCGGGACAGAAGCCGAAGCAGAGAAAAAGGTCCTACTGGTGCCCCTTCGGGGATTTCAGATTGTTCACCTTGGCCTTGATAGACCTTTTTTCGTAGACTCCCAACAGCACGTCTTCCAAGACGTCTGCTGCGTCGAACAGCGCTTCCTTGGAGACGGCCCCGCCGTGCGTTCCGAGGTTTCCAATGTACCGGAGGCCGTGCAAAGCGTCTTTGGCATCTGCGCCACTCGCAGTTCCTGCGTAGACATCTATGCGCTCGGCAAGGTCCATCCGAGCCGTTTTCCCGCTGCTCGTCAGCTTCTCTCGTGGTACTTTCTGGTCGTCCAAAAGCAGCTCAACGGCCGTCCGAAGCCTGCCTACAGCCGAAGAAAAATCGGTCCAGAAAAGCTGAAAAGCGAGTCGCAACTGTTCTCCCACCAAGTGTGGAGTCCTCTCCGGTATACGGAACAGTGGCGGTGCCGGAAAAACCGCACGGGGGCGTAGAACCTCGTCCTCAACCCAGCCGGAATAGTGATCTTCATCCACGTGGACGGTCACCAACTCGGTGTCGCCAGCCATTACGACCAGTTCGCCGCAATCGGCCTCGTCACAGCGCAAACGCGCACTGAACCTGCTGGCTATCCAACTCGGATCCCAGTCGTCGTGGCTGTGAGCCGCCGCTGAAAAGGGCGGCTCCTCCAAGCAAAATGACCCTTGGATGAGCTTCAGCTTGCCCGGCGCACATGTCGGACACGGCAGCCCTGGAAAGGAGTTCTGATCGAACAGTGTTTTCCAGACCGACCGATTCACTGACATGCTATCTCGTCCGATGAAAGCGACGCCCCCGGCCGACACTCGGGGCAACAAACGTGGCCCACAAACATGGCCCACACGAGTGGAGGTCTAAGGTCTAAGTGTTTGTTTTGTGGTAGTAGTTAGAAGTTGGCTGGGGCGGCAGGATTCGAACCTGCGAATGGCGGCACCAAAAGCCGCTGCCTTACCACTTGGCGACGCCCCAGCGGCCCGCGAGCGGGCGAGGCGCCCATATAGCGGCGCCTCGCGTGAAGGAAAGGGGGGTTTGGCGGGGCGTCAGAAATCCGCCTTCTTGCGCACCGGATCGAGCAAAGCCTTGTCCAGCGTATCGAAATCGCTGGCCGAATGGCGCTCCGCCAGGCCGCTTTGCGAATTGACGAGGCGGCCGCGGATGGCGCCGGGGCGGGCGTCGATCGCCTTCACCCAGCGGCCGACATTCTCGTATTCCTGCAGGCTGAGGAAGATGTCGCAGCGGTTGTAGGCGCCGTGATAGAGATTGCCGAGCCAGGTGTAGGCGGCGATGTCGGCGATGGAATAATCGTTCCCTGCCAGATATTCGGTCTTGCCCAGCTGCATGTCCGCCACGGAGAACAGCCGCTTCGTTTCCATTGCATAGCGATCGATGGGATACTTATAGCGTTCGGGCGCATAGACATAGAAATGGCCGAAGCCGCCGCCGATGGAGGGGGCGCTGCCCATCTGCCACATCAGCCAGCTGAGCACTTCGGCGCGGGCGGGGTTTGTCTTGGGCAGGAGATAATCGAACTTCTCCGCCAGATGCACCAGGATCGCGCCGCTTTCGAACACGCGGAAGGGCTGCGGCCCGCTGCGATCGAGCAGGGCGGGAATCTTGCTGTTGGGGTTCAGCTCCACGAAGCCGGAACCGAACTGGTCGCCGGCGAAGATCTTGATCATCCAGGCGTCATATTCCGCGTCCGAATAGCCGGCTTCCAGCAGCTCTTCGAACATGGTGGTGACCTTCACCCCGTTGGGTGTGCCGAGCGAATAGAGCTGGAAGGGGTGCTCCCCAACCGGCAGTTCCTGTTCCTGCCGCGCGCCGGCGGTGGGGCGATTGATGCCGGCGAACTGGCCGCCGTTCTCGGGATCGAAGGTCCAGACTTCGGGCGGGGTATAGACGTCGGACATCGTGTCGCTCTCCTGGCATCTGCGGTTTGGTTGGGCGGTAGATGGGTCATCGGCGCGCCGGCCGCAAGCGAGGAAAATCTATCCGCCGTTGCGCCCGGCGCTTGCGGGAACCGCTTGCGGATCGCGGCCGTTCACCCGTGCCATGGCAACACGCCCGACCAAGCTGATCTTCGTGGATGACGACCTTCCGGGGATCACGCGGCGCAAGGCGGGGCGGGGCTGGGCTTATTACAGCCCGGAAGGCGAGCGGATCACCGAACGCGCGGAGATCGACCGGCTCAATTCCATCGCATTGCCCCCGGCCTATGAGGATGCGTGGTTCTGCCCGGCCGACAACGGCCACATCCTTGCCACCGGGGTGGATGCCAAGGGGCGGAAGCAATATCGCTATCATCCCGATTTTCGCGCGCAGCGGGAATCCGAAAAGTTCGATTCCTGCCGCCTGTTCGGCGAATTGCTGCCGCTGGTGCGCCGCCGGGTGGAGGAAGACCTGGCCGGGCGGGAAGTGACCCGCAGCCACGCTATCGCCAGCGTGGTGCGGCTGCTCGATCTCGGCGTCGTGCGCATCGGCAATGAAGCCTATGCGCGGCAGAACAAGAGCTTCGGCGCCACCACGCTGCGCCAGCGCCATGCCACCGTGACCCGGGGCAGCCTGCGGCTGCGCTTCAAGGCCAAGAGCGGCAAGCAGCGCGAGGTGACGATCAATGACCGGCGTCTGGCTCATTTTGTGCGCAAGATGCAGGATCTGCCGGGGCAATATCTGTTTCAGTATCTCGGCGAAGATGGTGAGGTGCATCACGTCGGCTCGGCCGAGGTGAACGCCTATCTGTGCGAGACGATGGGCGAGCATTTCACCGCCAAGAACTTCCGCACCTGGCACGCCACCGCCGTCGCCTTCGGCCTGCTCGCCCACGCGAAGCAGCCGCTGACGATCCGCGCGCTGATGGAGGAGGTGAGCGAGAAGCTGGGCAACACGCCGGCGATCGCACGCAAGAGCTATGTCCACCCCGCCGTGGTTGCGCTGACGGAACGGCAGCTCAAATGGCGCGAGGCGCTGAAGCTGCCGCGCAAGACCCGCTGGCTCAGCCGCGAGGAGCGCGGCCTGCTGGCGCTGCTCGAACAAAGCCCCCCGGCCGAGGAACTGCTGGCCGCCTGAGCGCACCCCGGTTAGGCGTGCGGGAAAGGAGGAGGCAGATTATGGCGCAACTCTATAACGGCAAGTGGATGGACACGGCCCCGGCGGCCGAGGAAGTGGGCAAGGACGGGCAGTTCCGCCGGATCGACAGTGCCTTTCGCGACACGATTGGCGGCGATGCGGATGCGACCTATCCGGCCGAGGCCGGGCGCTATCACCTGTGGGCGGCACGGGTGTGCCCCTGGGCCTCGCGCGCGCTGGCCTTCCGGGTGCTGAAGGGGCTGGAGGATGTGATCCCCGTCCATTACGCGCTGCCCGGCCTGCCGAAGGAGGGCTGGACCTTCGCCGAAGGGCCGGACGGGCCGGTGGACGGCGGCTATCCGCTGCACCGCCTCTATACCGGGCACGATCCGCAGATGACGGGCAAGGTCACCGTGCCGGTGCTGTGGGACAGCAAGACCGGCCGGATCGTGAACAACGAAAGCTCGGAGATCATCCGCATCTTCAACACCGCCTTCGATGGCATCACCGGAAACCGGCTGGACCTCTATCCGGAGCCGCTGCGCCCCGAAATCGACCGCTGGAACGAGCTGATCTATCCCACGCTCAACAACGGGGTCTATCGCGCGGGCTTCGCCAGCAGCCAGCAGGCCTATGACGAGGCGGTGGCGGGCATCTTCCAAACGCTGGATGCGATGGAGGATCATCTCGCCGGCAACCGCTATCTCGCGGGCGAATATTGCACGGAAGCGGACTGGCGTGCCTTCACCACGCTGGTGCGCTTCGATGTGGCCTATCACGGCGCATTCAAATGCAACCTGCGCCGGATCGAGGATTATCCCGCGCTGCGCAATTATCTGCGCGAGCTGTATCAGTGGCCGGGCATCGCCGGCACCGTCAGCTTCGCGGAGATCAAGCAGGGCTATTACCAGCTGGCCGACAAGCACGGCATCGTGGCCATCGGGCCGGAACTGGACCTCACCACCCCGCATGATCGCGCGCGCCTGCCCGGCAAGGGCATCTGGACGCGATAGTGCGCGCGCCGGGCGGGTCTTGCATGGCGCATGCCCCTCCCGCAGAAGCGAGCGTGGACGGAGGAGGTGTGGCCGATGCAGGGTGATGCGGATCTTATCGTGGTGGGCGGCGGGTCGGCGGGGCTGGCCTGCGCCGCGCGGCTGGCCGAATCCGGGCTGAAGGTGCTGCTGGTCGAAGCCGGCAAGGGGCACAAGGACATCCGCCTGGCGATCCCCGCGCTGATGAGCGGCATCGTCCACAAGCCCGATTTCGACTGGTGCTATTCCGCCGAACCCGATCCCAGCGTGGGCGGCCGGCCCGATGTGTGGCCGGCGGGCAAGCGGCTGGGCGGCGGTTCCTCGATCAACGGGATGATGTTCATCCGCGGCCACCGTTGGGATTACGACCACTGGGCCGAACTGGGCGCCACGGGCTGGGACTACGACAGCGTGCTGCCCTTCTTCCGGCGCATGGAAGACAATGAGCGGGGGGCGGATGAATGGCGGGGGACCGGCGGCCCGATCGCGGTGTCCGAAGTCCGCTCCCGCTACGGCGTCACCGACGATTGGGTGAAGGCGGTGGAGCAGGCCGGCTATCCCCGCTCGCCCGATCTCAATGGCGAGAGGGCGGAGGGTGTCGATTACATCCAGCTTTCACAGCGTGGCGGGCTGCGGTGCTCCACCGCCGCCGGCTATCTGCGCAATCGCCCCGCCAGCCTGGAGATACTGCTGGAAGCGCAGGTGCTGCGGATCGAAATTTCCAATGGCCGGGCGAGCGGTGTGACGATTCGCCGCGGTGGGGAGGTGCTGACGCTCACGGCGCGCCATGGCGTGATGCTGAGCGCGGGCGCGCTCAACACGCCGCGCATGCTGATGCTCTCCGGCATCGGCCCGCCCGCGCATCTGGCGGAGCATGGCATCGACGTGGTGGCCGATCTGCCCGGCGTTGGCGCCAATCTGCAGGAGCATCCGGGCTGCCATCTGGTGAATGACGTTTCCGCTCACACGCTGAACGACGATGCGCGGGGCTTGGCCGGTGTCCGCCAATTGCTCGCATTGGCGGCGAGGAGAAGCGGCGCGCTTACCACCGGCATCGGCCACGCCCAGGCCTTCATCTCCACGCGCGAAGGGCTGCCGGCGCCGAATATCCAGATCGCCTTTTCCGCCTTTGCCTTCGATGTGACACCGCAGGGCAACCTCGCGCTGCGCGCCGATAGCTCGGTTTCCAGCTTCGTCGCCCTGATGCGCCCGAAATCACGCGGGCGGATCATCCTGCGCGGCAACGATCCGGATCTGCCGCCGCGC is a window from the Altererythrobacter sp. B11 genome containing:
- a CDS encoding DUF4145 domain-containing protein gives rise to the protein MEEPPFSAAAHSHDDWDPSWIASRFSARLRCDEADCGELVVMAGDTELVTVHVDEDHYSGWVEDEVLRPRAVFPAPPLFRIPERTPHLVGEQLRLAFQLFWTDFSSAVGRLRTAVELLLDDQKVPREKLTSSGKTARMDLAERIDVYAGTASGADAKDALHGLRYIGNLGTHGGAVSKEALFDAADVLEDVLLGVYEKRSIKAKVNNLKSPKGHQ
- the yghU gene encoding glutathione-dependent disulfide-bond oxidoreductase; this translates as MSDVYTPPEVWTFDPENGGQFAGINRPTAGARQEQELPVGEHPFQLYSLGTPNGVKVTTMFEELLEAGYSDAEYDAWMIKIFAGDQFGSGFVELNPNSKIPALLDRSGPQPFRVFESGAILVHLAEKFDYLLPKTNPARAEVLSWLMWQMGSAPSIGGGFGHFYVYAPERYKYPIDRYAMETKRLFSVADMQLGKTEYLAGNDYSIADIAAYTWLGNLYHGAYNRCDIFLSLQEYENVGRWVKAIDARPGAIRGRLVNSQSGLAERHSASDFDTLDKALLDPVRKKADF
- a CDS encoding DNA topoisomerase IB, whose translation is MATRPTKLIFVDDDLPGITRRKAGRGWAYYSPEGERITERAEIDRLNSIALPPAYEDAWFCPADNGHILATGVDAKGRKQYRYHPDFRAQRESEKFDSCRLFGELLPLVRRRVEEDLAGREVTRSHAIASVVRLLDLGVVRIGNEAYARQNKSFGATTLRQRHATVTRGSLRLRFKAKSGKQREVTINDRRLAHFVRKMQDLPGQYLFQYLGEDGEVHHVGSAEVNAYLCETMGEHFTAKNFRTWHATAVAFGLLAHAKQPLTIRALMEEVSEKLGNTPAIARKSYVHPAVVALTERQLKWREALKLPRKTRWLSREERGLLALLEQSPPAEELLAA
- a CDS encoding glutathione S-transferase family protein codes for the protein MAQLYNGKWMDTAPAAEEVGKDGQFRRIDSAFRDTIGGDADATYPAEAGRYHLWAARVCPWASRALAFRVLKGLEDVIPVHYALPGLPKEGWTFAEGPDGPVDGGYPLHRLYTGHDPQMTGKVTVPVLWDSKTGRIVNNESSEIIRIFNTAFDGITGNRLDLYPEPLRPEIDRWNELIYPTLNNGVYRAGFASSQQAYDEAVAGIFQTLDAMEDHLAGNRYLAGEYCTEADWRAFTTLVRFDVAYHGAFKCNLRRIEDYPALRNYLRELYQWPGIAGTVSFAEIKQGYYQLADKHGIVAIGPELDLTTPHDRARLPGKGIWTR
- a CDS encoding GMC family oxidoreductase; this encodes MQGDADLIVVGGGSAGLACAARLAESGLKVLLVEAGKGHKDIRLAIPALMSGIVHKPDFDWCYSAEPDPSVGGRPDVWPAGKRLGGGSSINGMMFIRGHRWDYDHWAELGATGWDYDSVLPFFRRMEDNERGADEWRGTGGPIAVSEVRSRYGVTDDWVKAVEQAGYPRSPDLNGERAEGVDYIQLSQRGGLRCSTAAGYLRNRPASLEILLEAQVLRIEISNGRASGVTIRRGGEVLTLTARHGVMLSAGALNTPRMLMLSGIGPPAHLAEHGIDVVADLPGVGANLQEHPGCHLVNDVSAHTLNDDARGLAGVRQLLALAARRSGALTTGIGHAQAFISTREGLPAPNIQIAFSAFAFDVTPQGNLALRADSSVSSFVALMRPKSRGRIILRGNDPDLPPRIEHRLLGEEEDAAQLVEGLQVARRIMAQPAIAGEVKGEARPGAAADSAEALRGYVGLATIPMYHPVGTARMGASDDPMAVVGPDCRLRGVAGLWVADASIMPTIPQGNTNATSIMIGERASALVLESLKAAQAA